The Polyangiaceae bacterium genome includes a region encoding these proteins:
- a CDS encoding MBL fold metallo-hydrolase codes for MGVGDAFSELYDTSALLVEYDGFRLAIDCPDSYRRVLAKSHAKDVDHVLITHLHGDHVNGLEGYGFFKHFAEDKRLSLYASPEVLADIWPRRLAASMSELYDGQRTREMRFADYFDARALPWERCAEVGPFRIRTRRTLHHIPTTALFIEADGHSLGYSADTAFDPSLIEFLEPANVIVHETNLGPAHTPYERLAELPAALREKMRLIHYPDFFDAHASTIRVLRQGDVLQG; via the coding sequence CTGGGCGTGGGCGACGCGTTCTCCGAGCTCTACGACACCTCGGCGCTGCTCGTGGAGTACGACGGCTTTCGCTTGGCCATCGACTGCCCCGACAGCTACCGCCGGGTGCTCGCCAAGTCGCACGCCAAAGACGTGGACCACGTGCTCATCACCCACCTGCACGGCGACCACGTGAACGGCCTCGAGGGCTACGGCTTCTTCAAGCACTTCGCGGAAGACAAGCGTCTGAGCTTGTACGCCTCACCGGAGGTGCTCGCGGACATTTGGCCTCGGCGCCTGGCGGCGAGCATGTCCGAGCTGTACGACGGTCAGCGCACTCGCGAGATGCGCTTCGCGGACTACTTCGACGCGCGGGCGCTGCCGTGGGAACGCTGCGCGGAGGTGGGCCCGTTTCGCATTCGCACGCGGCGCACGCTGCATCACATCCCCACCACGGCGCTGTTCATCGAAGCCGACGGCCACTCCCTGGGGTACTCGGCCGACACCGCGTTCGATCCCTCACTCATCGAGTTCCTCGAGCCTGCCAACGTCATCGTGCACGAGACCAACTTGGGCCCCGCGCACACGCCCTACGAACGCTTGGCGGAATTGCCGGCAGCGTTACGAGAAAAGATGCGCCTGATCCACTATCCGGACTTCTTCGACGCGCACGCGAGCACCATCCGCGTGCTGCGCCAGGGCGACGTGCTTCAAGGCTGA